One segment of Anopheles stephensi strain Indian chromosome 3, UCI_ANSTEP_V1.0, whole genome shotgun sequence DNA contains the following:
- the LOC118510935 gene encoding DDB1- and CUL4-associated factor 13 has protein sequence MKVKVITRNPDKYVRETKQDIHKCFRNYNRELHPFQSTREYVRALNATKLERVFAKPFVGNLDGHRDGIAVMAKSYSNLALIASGSYDGVVKIWYVANKKCLASINAHAGYCRGIAFCDDGSRILTIGDDKKIMTWSCDFDQEHEPPKPTNMIITKTVLASLTHSFDGPWYATSGETCHIWDESRNEPLKELKWGVDLLQDIKYNPIETSLLAACGSDRGIILYDQRETKPVRKIVMTLRSNQLSWNPMQAFHFTVANEDHNLYTYDTRQLTHPLKIHHGHVGSATSVDYAPTGLEFVSGSYDKTIRIFDAAKANSREVYHTKRMQHVTCVNWSMDNKFIFSGSDEMNVRVWKANASEKLGALQTREKNAFRYNTVLKEKYAAHPSIRRIAQHRQVPKMVYNEQTKHRAVKQSEKRKEENRRQNSKPGTVPYVPEAKKKVVSTEQ, from the coding sequence ATGAAAGTTAAAGTGATCACAAGGAATCCGGACAAGTATGTCCGCGAAACGAAGCAAGACATTCACAAATGTTTTCGCAATTACAACCGCGAATTACACCCGTTCCAAAGCACCCGAGAGTACGTACGTGCTTTGAATGCTACCAAACTGGAACGTGTTTTTGCGAAGCCGTTCGTCGGGAATCTGGATGGACATCGGGATGGCATTGCCGTAATGGCGAAGAGTTATTCCAACCTAGCGCTCATTGCAAGCGGCTCATACGACGGCGTGGTGAAGATATGGTATgtggcaaacaaaaagtgTTTAGCGAGCATCAATGCTCACGCTGGCTACTGCCGGGGAATTGCGTTCTGCGACGACGGAAGCAGAATACTCACCATTGGAGATGATAAAAAGATAATGACATGGAGCTGCGACTTTGATCAAGAGCACGAACCACCCAAGCCAACTAATATGATCATAACGAAAACGGTGCTAGCCTCTCTGACGCACAGTTTCGATGGTCCGTGGTACGCAACCAGTGGTGAAACCTGCCACATATGGGACGAAAGCCGCAATGAACCGCTGAAGGAGCTGAAGTGGGGCGTCGATTTGCTGCAAGATATCAAGTACAACCCAATAGAAACATCCCTTCTCGCAGCTTGCGGTTCTGATCGCGGGATCATTCTATACGACCAGCGTGAAACGAAACCTGTTCGGAAGATAGTAATGACGTTGCGCTCGAATCAGCTTTCATGGAATCCTATGCAAGCGTTCCATTTCACCGTGGCCAATGAGGACCACAATCTGTACACCTATGACACCCGTCAGCTAACGCACCCTTTAAAAATACATCACGGCCACGTCGGTTCCGCGACATCGGTCGATTATGCTCCCACCGGCCTGGAATTTGTGTCCGGAAGCTACGATAAAACCATCCGCATATTTGATGCTGCAAAGGCAAACAGCAGGGAAGTGTACCACACGAAACGAATGCAGCATGTAACTTGTGTCAACTGGAGCATGGATAATAAGTTCATATTCTCCGGTTCCGATGAAATGAATGTTCGCGTATGGAAAGCAAACGCGTCAGAAAAACTTGGCGCGCTACAGACACGCGAAAAGAATGCTTTCCGCTACAACACGGTGCTCAAGGAGAAGTATGCTGCACATCCATCGATCCGGCGCATAGCTCAACACCGGCAGGTGCCTAAAATGGTGTACAACGAGCAGACGAAACACCGTGCTGTCAAGCAAAGcgagaaaagaaaggaagaaaacagacGACAAAACTCGAAACCCGGCACCGTACCGTACGTACCagaagcaaagaagaaagTTGTCAGCACAGAGCAGTAG
- the LOC118510934 gene encoding vacuole membrane protein 1-like isoform X2 codes for MGKKSVGSSNSTNATSNRNGNSNSNNCTVSQKNDNKKIAKEIKSLVLWKSPLKTLKYAGLEVLFLLKTNMNRLLHQRALLMAILVLLCGVVVAIYTPGHHQQLIDAIKTKGFFIVYWLGLGVLSSVGLGTGLHTFLLYLGPHIASVTLAAYECSSLDFPEPPYPNEILCPDDNGTKNLIIPSLWSIMTKVRYEAFLWGAGTALGELPPYFMAKAARLSGNNTEEFENLQELEKLQKRKEKGEKIGLFDKGKLMMEDIVERVGFFGILLCASIPNPLFDLAGITCGHFMVPFWKFFGATLIGKAVIKMHIQKIFVIISFNENLVDKFIDILAVIPLVGVRLQKPFKGFFESQKQRLHRNNHKQSVNPPQGNILASVFEYFVFIMICYFIISIINTFAQSCCKRMRKQHGSGSSSSTSNDVVSNKKES; via the exons ATGGGGAAAAAGAGCGTGGGTAGTTCGAACAGTACTAATGCAACCTCAAACCGAAATGGTAACAGCAATAGCAATAACTGTACGGTATCGCAGAAGAAcgacaataaaaaaattgccaAAGAAATCAAATCGCTAGTACTATGGAAATCACCATTGAAGACGCTAAAATACGCCGGCCTGGAAGTATTATTTCTATTGAAAACCAACATGAATAG ATTATTGCACCAACGGGCACTACTGATGGCCATTTTAGTTTTACTATGTGGTGTCGTAGTCGCCATATATACCCCAGGCCATCATCAGCAGCTAATAGACGCTATCAAAACCAAAGGATTCTTTATTGTGTATTGGTTAGGGTTGGGTGTGCTATCATCCGTGGGGCTTGGGActggattgcatacatttctaTTATACCTAGGGCCGCATATTGCCAGCGTCACCCTGGCAGCGTATGAGTGCAGCTCGCTCGACTTCCCGGAGCCCCCGTATCCGAATGA AATACTTTGTCCTGATGACAATGGAACAAAGAACCTTATCATTCCATCGCTATGGTCTATTATGACCAAGGTTCGTTACGAAGCATTTCTTTGGGGTGCAGGCACTGCACTGGGAGAACTGCCACCCTACTTTATGGCTAAGGCCGCTCGGCTGTCGGGCAACAATACTGAGGAGTTTGAGAATCTGCAGGAACTAGAGAAACTTCAGAAGCGTAaagaaaagggagaaaaaatagGTTTATTCGATAAGGGTAAACTGATGATGGAGGACATCGTTGAACGTGTAGGATTCTTCGGCATTTTGCTATGCGCTAGC ATTCCCAATCCATTGTTTGATCTGGCCGGTATCACCTGTGGCCACTTTATGGTGCCGTTTTGGAAGTTTTTTGGTGCTACCCTCATCGGCAAAGCGGTGATAAAAATGCATATACAGAAAATATTCGTTATCATATCGTTCAATGAAAATCTAGTAGATAAATTCATCGACATTCTTGCTGTCATTCCATTGGTAGGGGTACGGTTGCAAAAACCTTTTAAAGGATTTTTCGAAAGTCAAAAGCAGCGCCTTCATCGAAACAATCATAAACAGTCGGTCAACCCACCGCAAGGCAATATACTAGCTAGCGTATTCGAGTACTTTGTGTTTATCATGATTTGTTACTTTATCATTTCGATTATAAACACGTTTGCTCAAAGCTGCTGTAAGCGTATGAGAAAGCAGCACGGTAGtggcagtagcagtagcactTCGAATGATGTAGTGTCGAATAAAAAGGAATCGTAA
- the LOC118510934 gene encoding vacuole membrane protein 1-like isoform X1: MRKKVVVSKKKPMKMKNLADNLSTNINADDAHTSGRAKARDNDARFGLHSIVNESNSCKPLTSQKMKSVKEYNSCEHASLAKSKQSHHPEHRFGSAMGKKSVGSSNSTNATSNRNGNSNSNNCTVSQKNDNKKIAKEIKSLVLWKSPLKTLKYAGLEVLFLLKTNMNRLLHQRALLMAILVLLCGVVVAIYTPGHHQQLIDAIKTKGFFIVYWLGLGVLSSVGLGTGLHTFLLYLGPHIASVTLAAYECSSLDFPEPPYPNEILCPDDNGTKNLIIPSLWSIMTKVRYEAFLWGAGTALGELPPYFMAKAARLSGNNTEEFENLQELEKLQKRKEKGEKIGLFDKGKLMMEDIVERVGFFGILLCASIPNPLFDLAGITCGHFMVPFWKFFGATLIGKAVIKMHIQKIFVIISFNENLVDKFIDILAVIPLVGVRLQKPFKGFFESQKQRLHRNNHKQSVNPPQGNILASVFEYFVFIMICYFIISIINTFAQSCCKRMRKQHGSGSSSSTSNDVVSNKKES; encoded by the exons ATGCGAAAAAAGGTGGTTGTATCCAAAAAGAAAccgatgaaaatgaaaaatcttGCTGATAATCTTAGCACCAACATCAATGCTGACGATGCGCATACAAGCGGACGTGCAAAAGCACGTGACAACGACGCTAGATTCGGGTTGCACAGCATCGTTAATGAAAGCAACAGTTGCAAGCCTCTTACTAGTCAAAAGATGAAGTCAGTCAAAGAGTACAACAGCTGCGAACATGCTTCGCTCGCTAAAAGCAAACAG TCACACCACCCGGAGCACAGGTTCGGTAGCGCGATGGGGAAAAAGAGCGTGGGTAGTTCGAACAGTACTAATGCAACCTCAAACCGAAATGGTAACAGCAATAGCAATAACTGTACGGTATCGCAGAAGAAcgacaataaaaaaattgccaAAGAAATCAAATCGCTAGTACTATGGAAATCACCATTGAAGACGCTAAAATACGCCGGCCTGGAAGTATTATTTCTATTGAAAACCAACATGAATAG ATTATTGCACCAACGGGCACTACTGATGGCCATTTTAGTTTTACTATGTGGTGTCGTAGTCGCCATATATACCCCAGGCCATCATCAGCAGCTAATAGACGCTATCAAAACCAAAGGATTCTTTATTGTGTATTGGTTAGGGTTGGGTGTGCTATCATCCGTGGGGCTTGGGActggattgcatacatttctaTTATACCTAGGGCCGCATATTGCCAGCGTCACCCTGGCAGCGTATGAGTGCAGCTCGCTCGACTTCCCGGAGCCCCCGTATCCGAATGA AATACTTTGTCCTGATGACAATGGAACAAAGAACCTTATCATTCCATCGCTATGGTCTATTATGACCAAGGTTCGTTACGAAGCATTTCTTTGGGGTGCAGGCACTGCACTGGGAGAACTGCCACCCTACTTTATGGCTAAGGCCGCTCGGCTGTCGGGCAACAATACTGAGGAGTTTGAGAATCTGCAGGAACTAGAGAAACTTCAGAAGCGTAaagaaaagggagaaaaaatagGTTTATTCGATAAGGGTAAACTGATGATGGAGGACATCGTTGAACGTGTAGGATTCTTCGGCATTTTGCTATGCGCTAGC ATTCCCAATCCATTGTTTGATCTGGCCGGTATCACCTGTGGCCACTTTATGGTGCCGTTTTGGAAGTTTTTTGGTGCTACCCTCATCGGCAAAGCGGTGATAAAAATGCATATACAGAAAATATTCGTTATCATATCGTTCAATGAAAATCTAGTAGATAAATTCATCGACATTCTTGCTGTCATTCCATTGGTAGGGGTACGGTTGCAAAAACCTTTTAAAGGATTTTTCGAAAGTCAAAAGCAGCGCCTTCATCGAAACAATCATAAACAGTCGGTCAACCCACCGCAAGGCAATATACTAGCTAGCGTATTCGAGTACTTTGTGTTTATCATGATTTGTTACTTTATCATTTCGATTATAAACACGTTTGCTCAAAGCTGCTGTAAGCGTATGAGAAAGCAGCACGGTAGtggcagtagcagtagcactTCGAATGATGTAGTGTCGAATAAAAAGGAATCGTAA
- the LOC118510936 gene encoding ubiquitin-like modifier-activating enzyme atg7 has product MSEEAIPDRTLKFLPLRSFIHNDFWHKYAEIKIDIDRLDDSGRPIVGTVALKSGASIVLEVACTSFNATYQDDSLQGFRCKGILLNHNTMDSFKMCDKNLLLRKQALQFYHDLMLQDSIQCSADLVHFLLLSFADLKTYKFFHWFAFPVPTELAYKYDAGQPIPPSIDEKLRVSIAQFLYQKPMPNDPFFMYHTVNGIKLLSEYIQHRNIDANFRGEDMENIYFCYYDPSGCANAAPVGWHLRQMLTYIVLTSPALAERGIKCIRVTGSTAAELQLSLMIIHLPKHVTVSNLTLWAGWESDRNGKYLPRLSSLHDSMSPESLAENAIDLNLKLMKWRLVPTLNLEAIKRTKCLLLGAGTLGCNVARSLMAWGVSNITIVDCGKVSLSNPIRQSLYRFEDAINGGKPKATTAAERLQEINPAARIVGVNLKIPMPGHPIGQRDEEQDTRDILQKLVHLITEHDVIYLLTDSRESRWLPTMLGAFYNKQVINAALGFDSYLVMRHGTKNDNNIDTKVDIGSLCPDGFRKIDCCDLGCYFCNDIVAPGNSMKDRTLDQQCTVTRPAVSNMASALAVELMVSLVQHGNAAAYYRIRKSDTLSQQQEPDGLLGIIPHSIRGNIATLQTLVTATERYTNCVACSPSVLERYACSQDDFIINVINGSESLESVAGLSQMMSSMYDGNDAKDTIDFESDLSDD; this is encoded by the exons ATGAGTGAAGAAGCAATTCCGGATCGTACATTAAAGTTTCTTCCACTTCGCTCATTTATTCATAACGACTTTTGGCATAAATATgctgaaattaaaattgacaTTGATCGTCTAGATGACTCCGGACGGCCAATTGTTGGTACCGTAGCATTGAAAAGTGGAGCTTCTATCGTGCTGGAGGTCGCGTGCACTTCTTTCAATGC CACGTACCAAGATGACTCCCTGCAAGGGTTTCGCTGCAAAGGAATTCTGTTGAATCATAATACAATGGATTCATTTAAAATGTGTGATAAGAACCTGCTTCTTAGAAAACAAGCATTGCAGTTTTATCATGATTTGATGCTACAAGATTCTATCCAGTGCAGCGCGGATTTGGTGCACTTTCTATTGCTTTCGTTCGCG GATTTAAAAACATACAAATTCTTTCATTGGTTTGCATTTCCTGTTCCTACGGAATTGGCTTACAAATACGACGCCGGACAACCTATTCCGCCAAGCATAGATGAAAAACTTAGAGTTAGCATTGCTCAATTCCTGTACCAAAAGCCAATGCCAAACGATCCATTCTTCATGTATCATACAGTAAATGGCATTAAACTGTTATCAGAGTACATTCAGCACCGCAATATCGATGCCAACTTTCGGGGAGAGGATATGGAAAACATATATTTCTGTTATTATGATCCATCGGGTTGTGCGAATGCTGCGCCTGTTGGTTGGCATTTACGGCAAATGCTTACATACATTGTGCTAACAAG TCCTGCCCTTGCCGAACGTGGAATAAAGTGCATTCGTGTGACCGGATCTACAGCAGCGGAACTTCAGTTATCCTTAATGATAATACACCTACCAAAACACGTAACAGTTAGCAATCTTACACTTTGGGCAGGTTGGGAATCGGATAGAAATGGTAAATATTTACCCCGTTTATCATCTTTACACGATAGCATGTCGCCTGAAAG CCTCGCTGAAAATGCAATTGATTTGAATCTGAAACTGATGAAATGGCGCCTCGTACCAACATTAAATCTTGAAGCAATTAAGCGAACTAAATGCCTTCTGCTAGGTGCCGGCACCCTGGGATGTAATGTTGCTAGATCATTAATG GCATGGGGTGTCTCCAACATAACAATAGTGGATTGTGGAAAAGTTTCCCTATCGAATCCAATTCGTCAATCTTTATATCGTTTCGAGGATGCTATAAATGGAGGAAAACCGAAGGCTACAACTGCTGCTGAACGACTACAAGAAATCAATCCGGCTGCG aGAATAGTTGGAGTGAACCTAAAAATTCCAATGCCCGGTCATCCAATTGGTCAAAGGGACGAAGAACAAGATACAAGAGACATATTACAAAAGCTTGTACATCTTATTACGGAACATGATGTAATTTACTTACTGACAGATTCACGCGAGAGTCGTTGGCTTCCAACAATGCTTGGTGCATTTTATAATAAG CAAGTTATTAACGCCGCCCTAGGGTTCGACTCTTATCTTGTCATGCGTCATGGCACAAAGAATGATAACAATATTGATACGAAAGTTGATATTGGTTCATTATGTCCGGATGGCTTCCGTAAGATCGATTGCTGTGATTTGGGATGTTATTTTTGCAATGACATTGTAGCTCCTGGAAAT TCAATGAAAGATCGTACATTGGACCAACAGTGCACTGTGACACGACCAGCTGTATCAAATATGGCGTCTGCATTGGCTGTAGAATTGATGGTGTCACTTGTACAGCATGG AAATGCAGCTGCATACTATCGAATTCGTAAATCGGATACTTTGAGCCAGCAACAAGAGCCTGACGGATTGCTTGGAATAATACCCCATTCAATACGTGGTAACATTGCTACTCTTCAAACGCTGGTAACAGCTACAGAACGTTACACAAACTGCGTTGCCTGTTCGCCGTCAGTTCTCGAACGCTACGCCTGTAGCCAAGATGATTTCATAATTAATGTTATAAACGGGTCAGAATCTCTTGAATCAGTGGCTGGTCTTAGCCAAATGATGTCCAGCATGTATGACGGCAACGATGCAAAg GATACAATTGACTTCGAAAGTGATTTGTCCGATGATTAG